From the Pseudomonas monsensis genome, the window TTGTCTTCTGACCCGAATTCACCTGGAGCAACTCATGACCCAGACTTCGAACACTTCCAATCTGCGCAGCGGCCCCGACGATAACGGCCTGTTCGGTGCGTTCGGTGGCCGCTACGTGGCTGAAACCCTGATGCCGTTGATCCTCGATCTGGCCCGCGAATACGAAACGGCCAAGGAAGATCCGGCGTTCAAAGAAGAATTGGCCTACTTCCAGCGTGACTACGTCGGGCGTCCGAGCCCGCTGTACTTCGCCGAGCGCCTGACCGAATTCTGCGGCGGCGCCAAGATCTACCTCAAGCGCGAAGAGCTGAACCACACCGGCGCGCACAAGATCAACAACTGCATCGGCCAGATCCTGCTGGCACGGCGCATGGGCAAGAAACGCATCATCGCCGAAACCGGCGCCGGCATGCACGGCGTGGCGACGGCCACCGTGGCTGCGCGCTTCGGTCTGGACTGCGTGATCTACATGGGCACCACTGACATCGAACGTCAGCAGGCCAACGTGTTCCGCATGAAGCTGCTGGGCGCCGAAGTGATCCCGGTGGTGGCCGGTACCGGCACCCTGAAAGACGCGATGAACGAAGCGCTGCGTGACTGGGTGACCAACGTCGACAGCACTTTCTACCTGATCGGCACCGTGGCCGGCCCACACCCGTACCCGGCGATGGTGCGCGACTTCCAGGCCGTGATCGGCAAGGAAACCCGCGACCAGTTGCAAGCTCAGGAAGGTCGCCTGCCGGACAGCCTGGTGGCGTGCATCGGCGGTGGCTCCAACGCCATGGGCCTGTTCCACCCGTTCCTCGATGACAAGAGCGTCGAGATCATCGGCGTTGAAGCGGCCGGTTACGGCATCGAAACCGGCAAGCACGCGGCCAGCCTCAACGGCGGCGTGCCGGGTGTGTTGCACGGCAACCGCACCTTCCTGCTGCAGGACGACGATGGCCAGATCATCGACGCCCACTCGATTTCCGCCGGTCTGGACTATCCGGGCATCGGCCCTGAGCACGCCTGGTTGCATGACATCGGCCGCGTCCAGTACACCTCGGTGACCGACGACGAAGCCCTTGAAGCGTTTCACAAATGTTGCCGTCTGGAAGGGATCATTCCTGCACTGGAAAGCGCTCATGCGTTGGCTGAAGTGTTCAAACGCGCACCGAAACTGCCGAAGGATCACCTGATGGTGGTCAACCTGTCCGGCCGTGGCGACAAAGACATGCAGACCGTCATGCACCATATGGAACAGTCGAAGCAGGAGAAACACTGATGAGCCGCCTGCAAACCCGCTTTGCCGACCTCAAAGAACAGAACCGCGCTGCGCTGGTGACCTTCGTCACCGCCGGTGACCCGGACTACGCCACGTCGCTGGCGATCCTCAAAGGCCTGCCGGGCGCTGGCGCCGACGTGATCGAACTGGGCATGCCGTTCACCGACCCGATGGCCGACGGCCCGGCGATTCAACTGGCGAACATTCGTGCGTTGGGCGCCAAGCAGAATCTGGCGAAAACCCTGCAAATGGTCCGCGAGTTCCGCGAAGGCAACAGTGACACTCCGCTGGTGTTGATGGGCTACTTCAACCCGATCCACATGTACGGTGTTGAGCGCTTCATCGCGGATGCCAAAGAGGCGGGCGTCGATGGTCTGATCGTGGTCGACATGCCGCCAGAGCACAACGCCGAACTGTGCGACCCGGCGCAGGCTGCCGGTCTGGACTTCATCCGCCTGACTACACCGACCACTGACGATGCGCGTCTGCCGAAGGTGCTCAACGGCAGTTCCGGTTTCGTTTACTACGTGTCGGTGGCCGGGGTGACCGGTGCCGGTGCGGCGACGCTGGAACACGTCGAAGAGGCGGTGACGCGTCTGCGTCGGCACACCGACCTGCCGATCAGCATCGGCTTCGGCATCCGCACGCCGGAGCAAGCGGCGTCCATCGCACGCTTGGCGGACGGTGTGGTGGTGGGCTCGGCATTGATCGACCACATCGCCAATGCAACCACGCCGGATCAAGCCGTCGACGGCGTGCTGAGCTTGTGCTCGGCATTGTCTGAAGGGGTGCGTAAGGCCCGCGTCAGCTGAAGGTAAAGTTCCTGATACAGAGGAATTAGCGCCTCGCTACACAGCCTAAATGAGCAAGACCGAGGGATTCAGA encodes:
- the trpB gene encoding tryptophan synthase subunit beta, yielding MTQTSNTSNLRSGPDDNGLFGAFGGRYVAETLMPLILDLAREYETAKEDPAFKEELAYFQRDYVGRPSPLYFAERLTEFCGGAKIYLKREELNHTGAHKINNCIGQILLARRMGKKRIIAETGAGMHGVATATVAARFGLDCVIYMGTTDIERQQANVFRMKLLGAEVIPVVAGTGTLKDAMNEALRDWVTNVDSTFYLIGTVAGPHPYPAMVRDFQAVIGKETRDQLQAQEGRLPDSLVACIGGGSNAMGLFHPFLDDKSVEIIGVEAAGYGIETGKHAASLNGGVPGVLHGNRTFLLQDDDGQIIDAHSISAGLDYPGIGPEHAWLHDIGRVQYTSVTDDEALEAFHKCCRLEGIIPALESAHALAEVFKRAPKLPKDHLMVVNLSGRGDKDMQTVMHHMEQSKQEKH
- the trpA gene encoding tryptophan synthase subunit alpha, with protein sequence MSRLQTRFADLKEQNRAALVTFVTAGDPDYATSLAILKGLPGAGADVIELGMPFTDPMADGPAIQLANIRALGAKQNLAKTLQMVREFREGNSDTPLVLMGYFNPIHMYGVERFIADAKEAGVDGLIVVDMPPEHNAELCDPAQAAGLDFIRLTTPTTDDARLPKVLNGSSGFVYYVSVAGVTGAGAATLEHVEEAVTRLRRHTDLPISIGFGIRTPEQAASIARLADGVVVGSALIDHIANATTPDQAVDGVLSLCSALSEGVRKARVS